The window TTGATAATTTACAGGACAAGCTAGACAGAGCATTTAAAGTATTAAAAGGACAAGGCAGCATTACGGAAATCAACGTGGCAGAAACCATGAAAGAGATTCGTAAAGCATTATTAGATGCCGACGTTAACTATAAAACCGCAAAAGCATTTACTGATGATGTAAGGCAAAAAGCTTTAGGGCAAAATGTACTTACAGCGGTTTCGCCAGGCCAGTTGCTTACCAAGATCATGAACGATGAGCTTGCAGCCTTAATGGGCGGCGAGGTTACCGAACTAGATACTAAAGCAAACCCAACTATTATTTTAATTGCAGGTTTAAACGGTGCGGGTAAAACCACATTTGCCGGTAAACTTGCCTTGCATTTAAAAGGTAAAGGCAAAAAGCCTTTATTGGTTGCAGGCGATATGTACCGCCCTGCTGCTGTTGATCAGTTAGAGGTTTTAGGTACTACGGTTGGCGTATCTGTTTATGCCAACCGTGCATCAAACGATCCTGTGGGCATTGCTTTAGAAGGTATTGCACATGGTAAACAAAATGGAAATAATGTAATCATTATCGATACCGCCGGCCGTTTAGCGATCGACGAATCGTTGATGAACGAAATATCTGAGGTTAAGGCTAAAACCAATCCACACGAGATTTTATTCGTAGTAGATGCAATGACTGGTCAAGATGCGGTAAATACAGCTAAAGTATTTAACGACCGCTTAGACTTTACTGGTGTTGTTTTAACCAAATTAGATGGTGATACCCGTGGTGGTGCGGCCCTTTCAATTAAATCGGTAGTAAACAAACCGATTAAATTTATTGGTACCGGCGAGAAAATGGAAGCACTTGATGTTTTCTATCCTGATCGTATGGCTTCGCGTATTTTGGGTATGGGTGATGTGGTTTCCCTTGTTGAACGTGCTCAAATGCAGTTTGACGAGAAAGAGGCGGCAGAACTTCAGAAAAAAATCCGTAAGAATAAATTCGATTTCAACGATTTCTATAACCAGATTCAGCAAATCAAGAAAATGGGTAACATGAAAGATTTGATGGGCATGATTCCAGGGGTTGGCAAAATGATGAAAAATGTAGATATACAGGATGATGCATTTAAATCAATCGAAGCTATTATTAACTCGATGACCCCATTCGAAAAAGAAAACCCTGACGCCATTCAGCAAAGCCGCCGTTTACGCATTGCAAAAGGTTCGGGCAGCAAAGTAGAAGAAGTTACCAAGCTGATTAAACAGTTTGAAGATATGCGCAAAATGATGAAGCAGTTTTCGAACCCCGCAGCAGCGGCAGCCATGATGAAAGGTATGCCTAAAATGCCATTTGGTAGATAGGAGATAGGTTTAAGGTGTAAAGCCAATAGACAGAAAATATAGTCCCGATCAGAAATGGTCGGGATTTTTTATTTTAAAGGATTTAGAGATCGGCTTAAATATTTTCTTTTAGCTAAACAATTACTATCTTAGTCGATATTGATTATCCATTTCCGGATAAACAACACATCCCACTTTATTTTATTAAAAAGAATTGAATGCTTGTAAAAACATACGGGAGTGCTGTTTATGGCGTAAATGCACTTACCATAACCATCGAAGTGAATATCAGTGCCTGCACCAAATACTACATGGTAGGCCTGCCCGATAATGTAGTAAAAGAAAGCTTGAGGCGTGTGGCCAGTGCCATTACGGTATCGGGATTCCGCATGCCCAAATAAAAAATTGTAGTTAACCTGGCACCCGCCGACTTAAAAAAAGAAGGCTCCTCTTACGATTTGCCTATTGCCATTGGCATTTTAGCCACTTCAAGGCAGATTCCACATGATGAATTAGAAAACTATTTCATTATGGGCGAACTTTCTTTAGATGGCTTCATTCAACCCATAAGATGGGCTTTACCCATTGCCATACAGGCACAACAAGATGGCTTTGCAGGTTTTATCCTGTCTAAACAGAATGTGCGCGAAGCCGGCATTGTTAACGATTTAATTGCCTATGGCGTAGATAACCTGGCCCAGGTTGACGCGTTTTTCAATAAACACGAAGCTTTAGAACAAGTTAAAATTGATACCAAAGCAGAATTTTTAAAGAACATCAACCAATACGAACACGATTTTGCCGATGTTAAAGGACAGGAAAACATTAAGCGCGCACTCGAAATTGCTGCCGCCGGCGGGCACAATGTTATTTTAATTGGTCCGCCGGGTACTGGTAAAACAATGCTTGCCAAACGCCTGCCTACTATTTTACCCCCCGTTAAATTTATGGAATGAGTTTATAATAATTCCAGAAAGAAAAACGATATTCCAGAGATAACTGAGGTAGGTTTGATTTGTTGAGGTGCCTGTGTACTTGATTTAGTGTAATTATTGAAAAACGAGTGAATACTGAGAAACCACGAGATGTTATTTTTTCAACCAGGCAACTTGTTGGTCTGGTGTGTGTGGTGAGGCTAAAATTTCTCCATAGAGATCTGGTCTTCTAGCATTTTTATATCGAAAGCCACCTGACATTTCTAATCCATCCTTACACAGTTCAGCAACGATAAATTCATTTTCCATTGTTCTGCATTCAGCTACAATTTCTCCGAAAGGATTTATGATCATCGAGCAGCCATTTTTTAATTGGTCATCATCCATGCCTATCGGATTACAAAAAACCGCATAAATTCCATTATCATAAGCGCGCGCAGGAAGCCATTTCATCAGCCAGTTTCGCCCTTTATCACCATCAAATTCCGATCTTAGTACGGCAGCATTTTTGTCTTTTTCTTTCCAAAGCTCCGCATCTACAAACCCTGCACCAGGGCGAGGAGATGGTGTACACATCGTTACATGAGGCATAAAGATTATTTCTGCACCAAGTAATGCCGTTGCCCTTACATTTTCTATTACGTTATTGTCATAGCATATCAAAATTCCACATTTCCAACCCTTAATTTCAAAGATTGTATAGGATGTACCTGGCAATAAGTTAGAATTGATGAAAGGATGAAGTTTACGGTGTTTAGCAATAAGTCCGGTCTCATTGACGCAAACATACGCTTTGAACATATTTTCATATTCATCCTTTTCAAAAAGGCCGGCTAGAATTGTAATTTTATACTTATTTGCCATGTCAATCAGAGCGGTTACCGAAGGGCCGTTTGGTATCACCTCTGATAAGGTAAGCATTTCACTCCGGCTAAGTTTTCTTGCAAATGAATAGCCCGTCACAGAGCATTCATGAAAAGCAATAACCTCGACCCCAGATCTTGATGCTTGGC is drawn from Pedobacter sp. HDW13 and contains these coding sequences:
- the ffh gene encoding signal recognition particle protein — translated: MFDNLQDKLDRAFKVLKGQGSITEINVAETMKEIRKALLDADVNYKTAKAFTDDVRQKALGQNVLTAVSPGQLLTKIMNDELAALMGGEVTELDTKANPTIILIAGLNGAGKTTFAGKLALHLKGKGKKPLLVAGDMYRPAAVDQLEVLGTTVGVSVYANRASNDPVGIALEGIAHGKQNGNNVIIIDTAGRLAIDESLMNEISEVKAKTNPHEILFVVDAMTGQDAVNTAKVFNDRLDFTGVVLTKLDGDTRGGAALSIKSVVNKPIKFIGTGEKMEALDVFYPDRMASRILGMGDVVSLVERAQMQFDEKEAAELQKKIRKNKFDFNDFYNQIQQIKKMGNMKDLMGMIPGVGKMMKNVDIQDDAFKSIEAIINSMTPFEKENPDAIQQSRRLRIAKGSGSKVEEVTKLIKQFEDMRKMMKQFSNPAAAAAMMKGMPKMPFGR
- a CDS encoding nitrilase family protein, with translation MGNLKVAAVQFENASGDKVYNLSVIEEIVSQASRSGVEVIAFHECSVTGYSFARKLSRSEMLTLSEVIPNGPSVTALIDMANKYKITILAGLFEKDEYENMFKAYVCVNETGLIAKHRKLHPFINSNLLPGTSYTIFEIKGWKCGILICYDNNVIENVRATALLGAEIIFMPHVTMCTPSPRPGAGFVDAELWKEKDKNAAVLRSEFDGDKGRNWLMKWLPARAYDNGIYAVFCNPIGMDDDQLKNGCSMIINPFGEIVAECRTMENEFIVAELCKDGLEMSGGFRYKNARRPDLYGEILASPHTPDQQVAWLKK